The Montipora capricornis isolate CH-2021 chromosome 1, ASM3666992v2, whole genome shotgun sequence genome contains a region encoding:
- the LOC138046998 gene encoding uncharacterized protein, which produces MAISWQFVATKSQRFRTCSNFEAIYWRFFHFESNKDLLWCTPEGSLSQNMADVVCNTSAKKSPKKGESSKGSKKTWSPSEEEYLISRWAQADCLFNTCSADYKRQEKKIAARVDIQRALNDQFGSTFTEEDIKGKMKNLRTQYGKELGKVKASTSSGSGTIEVYIPTWKYYDQLHFLRDSITPVKTRPTPGISGSLADPRLVQVDVEEDEESLVSQTTFETPKSAKSVAKIHKKMEDKVLEKSLSVLEDVTNKRKIPMEEDGDIIFGKHVCQSLKDIKDKRSKELVKLKIQQLLFEAQFGNNLQDTACNISCSWDSPYQQRLY; this is translated from the exons ATGGCGATTTCGTGGCAATTTGTCGCCACAAAATCGCAGCGATTTCGAACATGCTCGAATTTTGAGGCGATTTACTGGCGATTTTTTCACTTTGAGAGTAACAAAGACCTACTTTGGTGTACCCCCGAGGGCAGTTTGTCACAAAACATGGCGGACGTTGTTTGCAACACGTCCGCAAAAAAGTCGCCGAAAAAAGGAGAAAGCTCCAAAGGAAGCAAGAAAACTTGGTCGCCTTCAGAAGAAGAATATTTAATAAGCCGTTGGGCACAGGCAGACTGCCTCTTTAATACATGTTCGGCAGACTACAAGCGGCAGGAGAAGAAAATCGCTGCAAGAGTAGACATTCAGCGAGCACTTAACGATCAGTTTGGTAGCACGTTTACCG agGAAGACATCAAAGGCAAGATGAAGAATTTAAGAACACAGTATGGCAAGGAGCTGGGAAAGGTTAAGGCCTCAACTTCTAGTGGTTCAGGAACAATTGAGGTGTACATACCAACTTGGAAGTACTATGATCAACTGCACTTTTTAAGAGATAGTATTACACCAGTCAAGACCAGACCAACCCCTGGAATTTCTGGCAGTTTAGCTGACCCTAGACTAGTTCAGGTTGATGTAGAGGAGGATGAGGAGAGTCTGGTCTCTCAAACCACATTTGAGAcaccaaaatcagcaaaatcagTGGCCAAAATCCACAAAAAGATGGAAGACAAGGTGTTAGAAAAATCTCTTTCTGTGTTGGAAGATGTtactaataaaagaaaaatacccATGGAAGAGGATGGAGACATAATTTTTGGAAAGCATGTATGCCAGTCTTTAAAAGACATCAAGGACAAACGAAGCAAAGAGCTAGTGAAATTGAAGATCCAGCAGCTACTTTTTGAAGCTCAGTTTGGTAACAATTTACAAGACACTGCTTGTAACATCAGTTGTTCTTGGGACAGCCCATATCAGCAGAGGCTTTACTGA